The following proteins are encoded in a genomic region of Pelodictyon phaeoclathratiforme BU-1:
- a CDS encoding DUF4160 domain-containing protein, translated as MPEISRFFGIIIRMFHQEHNPPHFHAEFQGKKAVFDFQGNILRGDLGSKTAVKLVREWVDLRVAELETDWRLAMTGQEIKKIEPLD; from the coding sequence GTGCCTGAAATCTCCCGATTTTTTGGAATCATCATAAGAATGTTTCATCAGGAGCACAATCCTCCTCATTTTCATGCGGAATTTCAGGGTAAGAAAGCTGTTTTTGATTTTCAGGGGAACATTTTGCGTGGTGATCTCGGTTCAAAAACCGCAGTAAAACTGGTAAGAGAGTGGGTTGACCTCAGAGTTGCTGAACTTGAAACAGACTGGCGTTTGGCAATGACAGGTCAGGAAATCAAGAAGATTGAACCTTTAGACTGA
- a CDS encoding KGGVGR-motif variant AAA ATPase, with amino-acid sequence MTPFTVTFYSYKGGVGRSLLAANIGVLCARRGKTLLWDLDIEAPGLHNIPGLTPSKPVKEGFFEWMIAWQESGKASNKADFGKLLKLACQTPEQDRLFILPAYGDNKDFAGLFQSIRWDDFLVRDLDIGLALFRGILDAFGKAGFETVLLDSRTGITDIGGLLAALLPHATVLVGNYGRQNTRGLAHVWQALHSASEGRIAARGTLPRLTRLLVASPIPDISDLRAQGQEIWKESFGLTLSELDTIPFDSRLLFTEELYAATRPETPVAKAYNDLERRIDKVRQQVIAESESARRSDDARPDLVVRRNKDRHEQGKSFEERVAHLLRLLGYSVEREQLIDSNRVDLVARKRADFGREELYLVECKDHQSVIPKETVQIFKTWLDGPTASQMQARGMVVAARDFSPAARSFAREQGIQALTFDELERSLFDFSPYLARIRQRYEASALASNYVDQYLILEKQPDEKTVLMLPHALEWVSGAGSRLWLVLGDYGTGKSTLVERFAYELARNCENNSESPIPVEINLRQFPNAISLESLIREHLEAELRTVLNPEIVLHLLEAGRVVLLLDSFDEMGVAQAGRSVEEQFRQLVRPTASSGRNPRANRVLITSRSHFFRDNSSARQAVQGGDKLFEADSALGKAARAFDATLDMLPVFTKEQIAEYLQKRLGIVEGDQARRFIEERYGLQDIASTPQLLDMIVASLPDLIKQGEKVTTGSLYLTYTTRWLNTIRLSQGEVNVEHMRDLLERMACELWSRPRNQIHYTDLAVLLHHEGGLARSLDSERVDLELRTASFLVRSADGYYRFSHRSFLEFFFARALFRALQEGHFAEVLTYGRINPEATAFLLDLTESAQQSSDKLTEAIRTILADTSEFIVRGLASRERARSTGEYSDAQAVVEHLQKMLLAEKKKRS; translated from the coding sequence ATGACTCCATTCACCGTCACCTTCTACAGTTACAAGGGCGGCGTCGGGCGCAGCCTGCTTGCCGCCAATATTGGTGTTCTTTGCGCTCGGCGTGGCAAAACGTTGTTGTGGGATCTCGATATCGAAGCGCCAGGACTGCACAACATTCCAGGGCTGACGCCATCAAAACCTGTCAAAGAGGGTTTTTTTGAATGGATGATTGCATGGCAGGAATCCGGAAAAGCATCGAACAAAGCTGATTTCGGCAAACTTCTGAAACTCGCTTGCCAGACGCCGGAACAGGATCGTCTCTTCATCTTGCCTGCCTATGGCGATAACAAGGACTTTGCCGGGCTTTTTCAGAGCATCCGCTGGGATGATTTTCTGGTTCGTGACCTCGACATCGGCCTCGCACTCTTTCGCGGTATCCTTGATGCTTTCGGCAAGGCTGGATTTGAAACAGTGTTACTTGACTCTCGAACCGGTATCACCGACATCGGTGGTCTGCTTGCCGCCCTGCTGCCACATGCCACCGTTCTTGTTGGCAACTACGGCAGGCAGAATACCAGGGGCCTCGCCCATGTCTGGCAAGCCCTTCATTCGGCAAGCGAGGGGCGTATTGCTGCACGGGGTACGCTGCCGCGCCTTACCCGCTTGCTGGTTGCATCGCCGATTCCGGATATTTCAGATTTGCGTGCCCAAGGCCAAGAGATTTGGAAAGAGTCCTTTGGTCTGACACTCTCTGAGCTGGACACCATCCCTTTTGATTCCCGTCTGCTTTTCACCGAAGAACTTTACGCAGCAACACGCCCGGAAACTCCGGTAGCCAAAGCCTATAACGATCTGGAACGCCGAATTGACAAGGTACGCCAACAGGTTATCGCCGAGAGCGAGTCGGCCCGCCGCAGCGACGATGCCCGTCCCGATCTGGTCGTCCGCCGTAACAAAGATCGTCATGAGCAAGGCAAGAGCTTTGAAGAGCGTGTTGCTCACCTTTTGCGTCTGCTTGGTTATAGCGTTGAACGGGAACAGTTGATCGACAGCAACCGGGTTGATCTTGTCGCTCGCAAGCGTGCCGATTTCGGGCGTGAAGAACTCTACCTTGTGGAATGCAAAGATCATCAAAGCGTCATCCCGAAAGAGACCGTACAGATCTTCAAAACCTGGCTCGATGGCCCGACTGCCAGCCAGATGCAGGCTCGTGGCATGGTGGTTGCCGCACGCGACTTCAGCCCGGCGGCCCGTAGTTTTGCGCGAGAACAGGGCATTCAGGCGCTTACTTTTGATGAACTGGAACGCAGCCTCTTCGATTTTTCACCTTACCTTGCCCGCATCCGTCAGCGCTACGAAGCAAGCGCTCTTGCCAGTAACTATGTCGATCAATATCTGATTCTTGAAAAGCAGCCCGACGAAAAAACGGTATTGATGTTACCTCACGCTCTTGAATGGGTTTCGGGAGCGGGAAGTCGATTGTGGCTTGTGCTCGGCGATTACGGTACCGGTAAAAGCACATTGGTTGAGCGGTTTGCCTACGAACTTGCCCGCAACTGCGAAAATAATTCCGAAAGTCCGATTCCGGTCGAAATCAACCTGCGCCAGTTTCCAAATGCAATTTCGCTCGAAAGCCTTATCCGTGAACATCTCGAAGCCGAACTGCGCACCGTGCTCAATCCGGAGATTGTGCTGCACCTGCTCGAAGCGGGCCGGGTAGTGCTCCTGCTCGACAGTTTCGATGAAATGGGCGTTGCCCAGGCTGGGCGCAGTGTCGAAGAGCAGTTCCGCCAACTGGTGCGTCCGACAGCAAGTTCCGGTCGTAACCCACGTGCCAACCGGGTGCTCATCACCTCTCGCAGCCACTTCTTCCGCGACAACAGCAGCGCCAGGCAAGCCGTGCAGGGTGGCGACAAGCTCTTCGAAGCGGATTCAGCTCTGGGTAAAGCTGCACGAGCTTTCGACGCTACGCTCGATATGTTGCCCGTTTTCACAAAGGAGCAGATTGCAGAGTACCTCCAAAAGCGCCTCGGCATTGTTGAGGGTGATCAGGCACGGCGGTTTATCGAAGAGAGATATGGCCTCCAGGATATCGCTTCAACACCCCAGTTGCTCGACATGATTGTCGCCTCTCTTCCCGATTTGATAAAACAGGGCGAAAAAGTAACCACCGGGTCACTCTACCTGACCTACACCACCCGCTGGCTGAACACCATTCGGCTGAGCCAGGGGGAGGTAAACGTCGAGCATATGCGTGACCTGCTTGAGCGCATGGCCTGTGAGCTTTGGAGCAGGCCACGCAACCAGATCCACTACACCGACCTCGCCGTGCTGCTGCATCATGAAGGGGGACTTGCCCGCAGCCTCGATAGTGAGCGGGTTGACCTTGAACTGCGTACCGCCTCGTTCCTTGTGCGCAGCGCGGATGGTTATTATCGTTTTTCGCATCGCAGTTTCCTTGAATTCTTCTTTGCCCGTGCACTCTTTCGCGCTCTTCAGGAGGGTCATTTTGCAGAAGTTCTGACCTATGGCCGCATCAATCCAGAAGCCACCGCATTTCTGCTTGACTTGACTGAGTCAGCGCAACAGAGCTCCGATAAACTGACCGAAGCTATTCGTACCATTCTTGCAGACACATCGGAGTTCATTGTCCGAGGGCTTGCATCGCGTGAGCGTGCCCGCAGCACCGGAGAGTATAGTGATGCTCAGGCGGTTGTTGAGCATCTTCAGAAGATGCTTCTCGCAGAAAAAAAGAAGAGGTCGTGA
- the menC gene encoding o-succinylbenzoate synthase, giving the protein MKASHLVIYRYAIPFTEPITVKGHRLVQREGIAVALKSEEGGHTAWGEIAPLPGLHRETLQSAEAQLVGVLSRHDFAAPGILPEELFPSVRTGLEMVMINLEALTSGVPPLLSLNGHVAAQVPLNALLFGDTELIMQRAEKYFALGYRTFKLKVTAGDTANAIRSINALHRAYGERITLRLDANQTLTLDEALEFARHLPRNSIAYIEEPLKEAELIGEFFAKTAIQTALDETLWQKPDLLFQIPEASLAALILKPNRLGGISATRQLARYARKHNLLAVFSSAFESGISLSFYTLLAASTAVKPAACGLDTFRYLEHDLLEAPFGAENALLDPRKLYREGANVRERSLKRVSLWTL; this is encoded by the coding sequence TTGAAAGCATCACATCTCGTCATCTACCGCTATGCCATCCCTTTTACGGAACCAATCACCGTAAAGGGGCATAGGCTTGTGCAACGGGAAGGAATTGCGGTTGCACTGAAAAGCGAAGAAGGGGGCCACACCGCCTGGGGGGAGATTGCGCCGCTTCCTGGCCTGCACCGTGAAACGCTGCAATCAGCCGAAGCACAACTGGTCGGGGTTCTTTCAAGACACGATTTTGCTGCACCAGGCATTTTGCCTGAAGAGCTCTTCCCTTCCGTACGGACAGGGCTGGAGATGGTCATGATCAACCTTGAGGCCCTCACATCAGGAGTGCCTCCCCTGTTGTCGCTGAATGGTCATGTCGCCGCGCAGGTTCCACTCAATGCCCTGCTCTTCGGCGATACGGAGCTGATCATGCAGCGGGCAGAAAAGTACTTCGCCCTTGGATACCGAACCTTCAAGCTCAAGGTTACAGCGGGTGATACGGCAAACGCCATCAGAAGCATCAATGCCCTGCACCGCGCCTACGGAGAGCGTATCACGTTGCGACTTGATGCCAATCAGACACTCACCCTCGATGAAGCGCTCGAGTTTGCACGACATCTCCCGCGAAACAGCATTGCCTATATCGAAGAGCCGCTGAAAGAGGCTGAACTTATCGGCGAGTTCTTCGCTAAAACAGCCATTCAGACCGCGCTCGATGAAACCCTCTGGCAAAAGCCGGATCTGCTTTTTCAAATTCCGGAGGCATCACTTGCCGCGCTGATACTGAAGCCAAACCGCCTGGGCGGCATCAGTGCCACGCGACAACTTGCCCGCTACGCCCGAAAACATAATCTGCTTGCTGTTTTCAGCTCAGCCTTCGAAAGCGGCATCAGTCTGAGCTTTTACACCTTGCTTGCGGCATCAACTGCCGTAAAACCGGCAGCATGTGGCCTCGACACCTTCCGTTACCTTGAGCATGACCTGCTTGAAGCCCCTTTTGGCGCTGAAAATGCCCTGCTTGATCCCCGAAAACTCTACCGGGAGGGGGCGAACGTCCGGGAGAGAAGCCTCAAGCGAGTTTCACTATGGACATTATAA
- the menB gene encoding 1,4-dihydroxy-2-naphthoyl-CoA synthase codes for MSAVNWIPSGDFTDILYHKSEGIAKITINRPEVRNAFRPQTVDEMIAALSDARNDNSIGVVILTGQGEKAFCSGGDQKIRGQAGYADAKGVNRLNVLDFQRDIRTCPKPVIAMVAGYAIGGGHVLHMLCDLTIAADNAIFGQTGPKVGSFDGGWGASYMARLVGQKKAREIWFLCRQYNASEAVAMGLVNTVVPLERLEEETVQWCREILANSPLAIRCLKSALNADCDGQSGLQELAGNATMLYYMSEEGQEGRNAFVEKRKPDFSKFPKRP; via the coding sequence ATGAGCGCTGTTAACTGGATACCATCCGGCGATTTTACCGATATCCTTTACCATAAATCGGAAGGCATAGCCAAAATCACCATCAACCGTCCGGAAGTGCGCAACGCATTTCGTCCGCAGACAGTTGACGAGATGATTGCCGCCCTGTCGGACGCACGAAACGACAATTCGATTGGTGTAGTCATTCTGACCGGCCAGGGAGAGAAGGCGTTCTGCTCGGGGGGCGACCAGAAAATACGTGGTCAGGCGGGCTATGCTGATGCCAAAGGGGTCAATCGCCTGAATGTTCTCGATTTCCAGCGCGATATCCGCACCTGCCCGAAACCGGTCATCGCCATGGTTGCGGGCTATGCTATCGGTGGCGGTCATGTGCTGCACATGCTCTGCGACCTTACCATTGCCGCCGACAACGCCATTTTCGGCCAGACCGGCCCGAAAGTCGGTTCGTTTGACGGAGGATGGGGAGCAAGCTATATGGCCCGGCTTGTGGGCCAGAAGAAGGCTCGCGAAATATGGTTCCTCTGCCGCCAGTACAATGCCTCTGAGGCCGTTGCGATGGGGCTGGTGAACACGGTTGTACCGCTTGAGCGGCTCGAAGAAGAGACCGTACAGTGGTGTCGCGAAATTCTTGCCAACTCTCCGCTCGCCATACGCTGCCTCAAATCTGCCCTCAATGCCGATTGTGACGGCCAGTCCGGTTTGCAGGAACTTGCAGGAAATGCCACGATGCTCTACTACATGAGTGAAGAGGGACAGGAGGGCAGAAATGCCTTTGTCGAAAAACGGAAACCTGATTTCAGCAAATTTCCAAAGAGACCTTGA
- a CDS encoding SUMF1/EgtB/PvdO family nonheme iron enzyme: MPNETSTMPLDYKGVMVSSTFTDLKEHRAALINIIDGAGFKAVVMEHDSAKSGVDVIDSSLQMVRDSAVYIGIIAKKLGQMPKCPTRNPRSVSITELEFNEAVRLGRPILLFLMGNEHKVIESEFELKALNRKKLNAFRERAKNMGPDSKVHRVYAEFNSLEEFREKAAKALSDLRLAFHATPSAPEAGKETSQSVDKKHEECAECYQTILKEELGYIRMLGLPGVESIKVNLNNDTFVPLRLSDSYARGGLFSKESELQGGEHILYPDEIMKQAFHDRRGRRMLLVIGDPGAGKTTLLKYYALCALEDFAKLGFSAPLNVFYLPLRDLVRDKEGRCTENLPATLAAWSEKHHQSIDAKVFNDWLNHGSSLVLLDGLDEISNIEERKEVCRWIDNAFSGFSKAWFVVTSRATGYRKDEGIELASDYERADVQDFTPEQQERFLRNWFTAAFLKEPCEKGVHEELWQEKQKKEAEKRTTTIVAHLKVEKNKGLRQLAAIPMILQIMAILWKEREYMPESRVELYDAALNYLLEFRDKRRDIKPLLSATHARQVLGPVSFWMQDTLKKDEAAKTEMHSEMKEWLDTLDTPPTAKVFCDYLVNRAGLLVETGGKEYLFRHKSFREYLAGVQLKEDRPYEYLNTLVANFGDDWWEEPLRFFIASVDAKVFDAFMQKLFDSPWSDEMTPKQQLLLQTIIEEAKGKKIDALCNKLLEPTTTGGRQRVILDCLKAINKPVALDALQQFREKKLAGENRDVINRTEEVILALGGQSLTSKAEKSISGKPASFRNPNEQNAEYILIPGGNYRYSVTDEIVDVSDTYFAKYPVTNKLYRIFIAWLQAKEMPVLYSAFTTELDAIANDNRWGTDFGGYYNNGKSDLAALFRSKYDEDRKYDGEDQPVVGVTWYAARAYCLWLSLLEGDKTCYRLPDEMAWEWAAGGKQGTTGQKVRSYPWSEAKGKPNSTLANYNKNIGTTTPVGNYPEGATPEGLYDMAGNVWEWMGNWYDKENEWLAQRGSSYYSSNADALRCSSRLINDPWSWYVSLGFRVIRSSPFSS; the protein is encoded by the coding sequence ATGCCAAACGAAACATCCACTATGCCGCTTGATTATAAGGGAGTTATGGTTTCGAGCACCTTCACCGACCTGAAGGAGCATCGTGCTGCGCTGATCAACATTATCGATGGCGCGGGGTTTAAAGCTGTGGTGATGGAGCATGATTCAGCCAAGTCTGGCGTGGATGTGATCGACTCTTCGCTACAGATGGTTCGGGATAGTGCCGTCTATATTGGAATCATCGCAAAGAAGCTTGGCCAGATGCCAAAATGTCCCACTCGTAATCCTCGTAGTGTTTCAATCACTGAACTGGAATTCAACGAAGCGGTACGTCTCGGTCGGCCCATTCTGTTGTTCCTCATGGGGAATGAGCACAAAGTCATTGAGTCCGAGTTTGAACTCAAAGCCTTGAATCGCAAGAAGCTGAACGCCTTCCGTGAGAGGGCAAAGAATATGGGGCCGGATTCGAAAGTGCATCGTGTTTATGCCGAGTTCAACAGCCTTGAGGAGTTCAGGGAAAAGGCGGCCAAAGCGCTCTCCGATCTGCGCCTTGCTTTTCATGCAACCCCATCGGCACCTGAAGCAGGCAAGGAAACTTCTCAATCCGTTGACAAAAAACATGAAGAGTGCGCAGAGTGTTACCAGACTATCCTTAAAGAGGAGTTGGGTTACATTCGTATGCTTGGGCTTCCGGGTGTTGAGAGCATCAAGGTCAACCTGAACAACGACACCTTTGTGCCCTTGCGACTCTCCGACAGTTATGCAAGAGGTGGGCTTTTTTCAAAAGAGAGCGAGTTGCAGGGAGGTGAACATATTCTCTATCCTGACGAGATCATGAAGCAGGCCTTCCACGACCGGAGAGGTCGCCGGATGCTGCTCGTTATCGGTGACCCTGGTGCTGGCAAAACAACGCTTCTCAAGTATTATGCCCTTTGTGCGCTTGAGGATTTCGCGAAGCTTGGATTCAGCGCTCCACTCAATGTATTCTACCTGCCCTTGCGTGATCTTGTCCGCGACAAGGAGGGTCGTTGCACTGAAAATCTGCCAGCAACCCTTGCTGCCTGGTCAGAAAAGCATCACCAATCCATTGATGCAAAGGTTTTCAATGACTGGCTGAACCACGGCAGCTCGCTGGTGTTGCTTGACGGTCTTGATGAAATCAGCAACATCGAAGAGCGAAAAGAGGTGTGCCGGTGGATTGACAACGCCTTCAGCGGCTTCAGCAAGGCCTGGTTTGTGGTGACATCACGGGCGACAGGGTACCGCAAAGATGAGGGTATTGAGCTTGCCTCAGATTATGAACGTGCCGATGTACAGGACTTTACCCCGGAGCAGCAGGAGCGGTTTTTACGAAACTGGTTCACGGCTGCATTTCTGAAAGAGCCTTGTGAAAAAGGAGTTCACGAGGAGTTGTGGCAGGAGAAACAAAAAAAGGAGGCCGAAAAACGCACCACCACCATTGTTGCGCATCTCAAGGTCGAGAAGAACAAGGGGCTGCGCCAACTGGCCGCCATACCCATGATTCTGCAGATCATGGCTATTTTGTGGAAGGAGAGGGAGTACATGCCGGAAAGCCGTGTTGAACTCTACGATGCAGCGCTCAACTATCTGCTTGAATTCCGCGACAAACGCCGGGATATTAAACCGCTGCTCTCGGCAACTCATGCCCGGCAGGTGCTTGGGCCGGTTTCATTCTGGATGCAGGATACGCTCAAAAAAGATGAAGCGGCAAAAACAGAAATGCACAGTGAAATGAAGGAGTGGCTTGACACGCTGGATACTCCTCCAACCGCAAAAGTTTTTTGCGACTATCTGGTCAATCGTGCAGGTTTGTTGGTCGAGACTGGCGGCAAGGAGTACCTCTTCCGTCATAAATCATTCCGTGAATATCTCGCAGGAGTTCAGCTCAAGGAAGATCGTCCCTATGAGTATCTGAACACACTTGTTGCGAATTTTGGTGATGACTGGTGGGAGGAACCACTCCGCTTTTTTATAGCATCAGTTGATGCCAAAGTTTTTGATGCCTTCATGCAAAAGCTGTTTGATTCGCCATGGAGTGACGAGATGACACCAAAGCAGCAGTTGTTATTGCAAACAATCATTGAAGAGGCTAAAGGAAAAAAAATTGACGCATTGTGCAACAAGCTGCTTGAACCGACTACAACAGGCGGTCGGCAGCGGGTGATTCTTGACTGCCTCAAAGCTATCAATAAACCGGTAGCGCTTGATGCGTTGCAGCAGTTCCGGGAGAAAAAACTTGCCGGAGAGAACCGGGACGTTATCAATCGGACTGAGGAGGTGATTCTGGCACTTGGAGGTCAATCGCTAACTTCAAAAGCTGAAAAGAGCATCAGCGGAAAACCGGCATCGTTCCGAAATCCCAATGAACAGAATGCGGAGTACATCCTGATACCGGGCGGAAACTACCGGTATTCAGTTACAGACGAAATCGTGGATGTGTCAGATACTTACTTCGCCAAGTATCCGGTAACCAACAAGCTTTACCGCATCTTCATTGCATGGTTGCAGGCAAAAGAGATGCCGGTTTTGTATTCAGCATTCACCACTGAACTGGATGCTATCGCAAATGATAACAGGTGGGGAACGGATTTTGGCGGCTATTACAATAACGGTAAAAGTGATCTTGCGGCACTCTTTCGTTCAAAGTATGATGAAGATCGCAAATACGATGGAGAGGATCAGCCGGTGGTTGGGGTTACCTGGTATGCTGCCAGAGCTTATTGCCTCTGGCTTTCCTTGCTTGAAGGTGATAAGACATGTTACCGTCTTCCTGATGAAATGGCGTGGGAGTGGGCAGCGGGTGGAAAGCAAGGAACAACTGGGCAGAAAGTACGTTCTTATCCGTGGTCTGAAGCGAAGGGAAAGCCCAACTCAACACTTGCGAACTATAATAAAAACATAGGCACAACGACACCGGTTGGCAACTATCCTGAAGGAGCTACCCCGGAAGGGCTGTATGATATGGCTGGCAACGTCTGGGAGTGGATGGGCAACTGGTATGATAAAGAAAATGAGTGGCTAGCTCAGCGTGGTTCGTCGTATTATAGCAGTAATGCTGATGCTCTGCGCTGCTCCTCCCGGCTCATCAACGATCCGTGGAGCTGGTACGTCAGCCTTGGTTTTCGAGTGATTCGTTCCAGTCCTTTTTCTTCCTGA
- the menH gene encoding 2-succinyl-6-hydroxy-2,4-cyclohexadiene-1-carboxylate synthase produces the protein MSITTTTPKSETPLDAESVRDSSLPRILFLHGFLGSGGDWVPFAQQLDKEYCCILVDLPGHGESEIEANGDPDLFFTETVDLLAEELSRSATPEPCFLVGYSMGGRIALSLALRYPELFEKVIIVSASPGLRTEAERRSRRESDEGIARKIERNFEGFIKEWYEQPLFSTLKNHPIFQEIESERIINNPGNLASALRLLGTGCQPSVWEELQNNRVPIQFFVGEKDLKFVEINRQMVNLCPESELEIFPGCGHTLHIENRELFLDCLTRFFNKHQLS, from the coding sequence ATGAGCATAACAACCACCACCCCCAAGAGTGAGACCCCACTTGACGCGGAAAGCGTAAGGGATTCTTCCCTTCCCCGCATTCTCTTTCTGCACGGCTTTCTGGGCTCGGGCGGCGACTGGGTTCCATTTGCCCAGCAGCTTGACAAGGAGTACTGCTGCATTCTGGTTGATCTGCCCGGACACGGGGAGAGCGAAATAGAGGCAAATGGTGACCCCGACCTCTTTTTTACCGAAACGGTTGACCTTCTGGCGGAGGAGCTGAGCCGCTCGGCAACTCCCGAACCCTGCTTTCTTGTCGGTTATTCGATGGGTGGCAGAATTGCTCTTTCTCTGGCGCTGCGCTACCCGGAACTCTTTGAAAAAGTCATTATTGTCTCGGCTTCGCCCGGCCTCAGAACTGAAGCGGAGCGCCGGAGCCGCAGGGAGAGCGATGAAGGCATTGCGCGGAAAATCGAGCGGAACTTTGAGGGGTTTATCAAGGAGTGGTATGAGCAGCCGCTCTTCTCCACACTCAAAAATCACCCGATATTCCAGGAGATCGAGAGCGAAAGGATAATCAATAATCCCGGAAACCTCGCCTCGGCGCTCAGGCTGCTCGGCACGGGATGCCAGCCCTCCGTTTGGGAGGAACTGCAAAATAACAGGGTGCCAATACAATTTTTTGTGGGTGAAAAAGACCTTAAATTCGTTGAGATTAACCGCCAAATGGTTAATTTGTGCCCTGAGTCCGAACTTGAGATCTTTCCCGGCTGCGGACACACCCTGCACATCGAAAACCGGGAGCTGTTTCTTGACTGCCTGACAAGATTTTTCAACAAGCATCAACTATCCTGA
- a CDS encoding DUF2442 domain-containing protein, with the protein MNDIVRITCKEGYIYHIIFDNGINGDVDFSEYLSTGPVFEPLKEITFFRKASIEGGTISWPNGADIAPETLYDKIIQAQSNINPGRFLPQPSYHFREEIQDPLSLQG; encoded by the coding sequence ATGAACGACATTGTGCGTATCACCTGTAAAGAGGGGTATATTTACCATATCATCTTTGATAACGGCATAAATGGCGACGTTGATTTTTCCGAATACCTCTCAACTGGCCCTGTTTTTGAGCCGTTGAAGGAGATAACCTTTTTCCGGAAAGCATCAATTGAGGGAGGTACCATATCATGGCCAAATGGTGCCGACATTGCGCCTGAAACGCTCTACGATAAAATCATACAAGCTCAAAGCAATATCAATCCTGGGCGATTTCTTCCGCAGCCTTCGTATCATTTTCGAGAAGAAATACAAGATCCTCTTTCGCTTCAGGGATAA
- a CDS encoding helix-turn-helix domain-containing protein yields the protein MNILSLHASDPLLFVDRAMPSDLLEAIKKLEKWDEKALDMANLLISVWSADAIARPNDREGISELQRLIHSALDGLNSSASLPEEYRFRWLEASDMLESRRLNLAYADPEVLLRRRHVPEILQSLLETGNRELPQLDLIKKLGVSAGRVTQLIGNLESCGLVTKRKQGRDILLQLTDIGRKHAASAPKMAAPVTGFRGLLSTDATIQSHVKIGKLIAA from the coding sequence ATGAACATACTCTCTCTACACGCAAGCGATCCGCTTCTTTTTGTCGATCGTGCGATGCCTTCCGACCTCCTTGAGGCCATCAAAAAGCTTGAAAAATGGGATGAAAAAGCGTTGGATATGGCAAATCTGCTGATCTCGGTCTGGTCAGCAGATGCAATTGCACGACCCAACGATCGCGAAGGTATATCTGAACTTCAACGTCTTATCCATAGCGCTCTTGACGGTCTGAATTCATCGGCATCGCTTCCTGAAGAGTACAGGTTTCGATGGCTGGAAGCGAGCGATATGCTTGAATCGAGACGCCTTAACCTCGCTTACGCTGATCCTGAAGTGCTGCTCAGGCGCCGCCATGTTCCCGAAATTCTGCAATCGCTTCTCGAAACAGGAAATCGTGAACTCCCTCAACTGGACCTTATAAAAAAACTGGGAGTCAGTGCGGGTCGGGTCACACAGCTTATTGGGAATCTCGAATCTTGCGGGCTTGTAACCAAACGGAAACAGGGTCGTGATATTCTTTTGCAACTCACTGATATCGGGCGGAAGCATGCAGCAAGCGCACCAAAGATGGCAGCACCTGTGACAGGTTTTCGCGGGTTACTCTCAACAGACGCTACGATTCAGTCGCACGTGAAAATTGGAAAACTGATTGCCGCATGA